The genome window TATAAAAATATTTTCTGGTGGGGATTAGACCTTATAGCAGATGGACTTGTTCTGATATATGTTGCAGGGACATGGTATCTGCTTGCAATGCTCATAACAGGAAGAAACCTTTTTATGCAAAATATAGCCAGAGCTGCACTTCTTCTTGAACTGATAGTTTCATGGGCTGTATGGAGCCACCATCTTCTTTCAGACCAACCTCAGCCTGAGATAATGAAACTGGCATCAGGCGAGATGATAACAGCCTTTGAGCTTATAACACAGGGTCTTGCATTTTTTATTACCCTAACAACACTATGGCTTGCAAGACCCCTTAAAATGACAAATGAACTGAAATTTTTACTTGGTGGACTTCTTGGATTTGCCCTTGCAGTTCCTGCAGGAATAATACAGGCTGACCTTGGAATGAACAGGATACTCCACAATACCCAGTGGGTAGCAGGAGCTCACTTCCATGTTGCGATACTTGTAGGTCTAACAATGACCCTTTACAGCGCCATATACATATTATTCCCTATCCTGACAAATAACTCTGTAAAACTATTTAGTCAGAAGCTTGCAAACTGGCATTTCTGGCTTCACCTTCTTGGAGGAATAGGAATGGGAGCATTTATGGGAATGGCAGGGATTGATGGTATGCTCAGAAGACATGTTTACACTGAAGGTGAATTTTTAGGTTATATGATACTGGCAGGTATCTGTGGTGCTATGCTTGTAGCTGCATGGGTAATCTTCATGTTTAATATAATCGCCACAATAGGACTAAAAGGCTTAATAGGTATATTCAAACCATCAAAACTTCAAAAAGATATTATTGTTCCAGAAACAGCAGCAGCAGTCCAAAAGGGGTAACAATGTTAGATTTGAAAAAGGTTGCAAAACAGATAAAAGAAGATGGACTGTATACTTTTATTTACAATGAAATGAAAGAAATAACAGGAAAAGGAGAACTATCCGAGGAGGAAGTTCTCCATCTTCTCACTAAAGAACCAAAATTTCTTCAAGACTACAAAACCCTGAACACCCAGAGTGAAATAAGTAATATTCAGATTGCCTATCAGGAGATTTACGATGATGACCCTCCTGAATGTAAAAAATTAAAACAAAAAATAAATGAATACAGGGAAGAATTGATAAGATTGGAACCTTTTGAAAACAAACCTGATAACATGCTTTATGCTCTATGGATAGGTTCAGCTGTTATATTTCTCATATTTGTTATACATAACCTTGTGGTTCTCTATACATTCTGGTATGAAAAATACCCAGCAGCTGTATATGCATCTTACATTGTTGTAATTATCTTAGGTTATCTATATTACCGAAAACGAATACAACAACATTACCTTAATCATACTAAATTCAAAAATATTGAAGAAAAGGTAAAGCTTCTAATAGAAACAGGTAAAAAGACCAAATGCTTAAAAAAAATTTATATATAAGGGTTGCTCAACTCCTTACCTACCACAGCTAAACCTGTTTAACGCTGCTCCACTTGTGTGGAGCAGTATTTTTATTTGAAAAAAAAAAGCATTGAGATATAATATAATCTCCTCAAAAGGAGAGGTGGCCGAGCGGTCGAAGGCGGCTCCCTGCTAAGGAGTTGAGCGGGTTTTCCCCGCTCCGAGGGTTCAAATCCCTCCCTCTCCGCCATTGAATTTTTTTATATTTCTCACAAGCAGGCTTTTTCTCCCTTCCCTCCGAAAAAAAGTATTGCACTAATTGAAAAAACAAAATAAACTGGAAGTGAACTCATTTCTATCTATAAAGGAGGAAATTTATTTTATGACATTAAAAATCTGTCCACAATGTAAAACAGAAAACCCTGAAAATGCCAAATTCTGTCAGAACTGTGGTTTCAACTTAGAAGAGGTTCAAACCTTTCAAGATATTTCCACAGAAGAAACAGGGCAATTACAGCAGCAATTTTCACAAACAGATTACAAAGAACCTACCAAAACGCAAAGTTCCGCTACCAACAGTAACGATTTTAAGCAAAATTATACGGAAAATCTGGTGGAAACAAATCCACAACTTGAAAAGGATATAGATTTATGGAGTGCTTACGTTCAAACAAAATTGGACTATTACATACCTAAATTTGTCAAATTTAAAACTCAGGATAAAAAAGTTAGCTGGAACTGGCCTGCTTTTTTCTTCAGCCCCTTATGGTTTGCATATAGAAAAATGCTATGGTACGGAGTTCTTGTAATGATTTTAAGCATTATTCCACTGGTTGGTCTAATTGTATCTATTTTATCGGGAATATTTGGGAATTATCTTTATTACAGGAAAACAAATGAGGAAGTTCAAAAAGCTTTAATCCAGAGTAAATATCTGAATACTGACCCGAAAATTATATTAGCCGGTAAGGGAGGTACAAGTGTAGCTAACCTATTTATTTTATTCGGTATAGCATTAATTCTTAGTATTGTTTATACAATATTCATAGCTGCTCTTGGGGGTGGTTATTAAACTTTCAACAGGGAAAGGTTTCTATGGAGAAGTTTAAAATACCTGTTGCTTTAGTATCCCTCGCTTCCGTTGTTATTATAATAGCTGGACTAAAAGCTGCTCAGGATATGGTGGTTCAGCTTCTTCTTGCCCTTTTCTTTGCAATAATGTTTCTCCCTCTTTTCAAATTCTTTAACAAAAGATTTCCTAAATGGCTATCACTTACTATTGTTCTTATGATAAATCTATTTTTTATTTACATTCTTGCTTTAACAGTGGTTAGCTCTGTAAATGAATTTAGAGAAAATCTTGGTGAATACCAGCAAAAAATGAGTTATTACATGGAATACGGCAGTATTATTCTTGAGAAAGCTGGAATTCCAAGTCCACCCTCCATACAACTTAAATTTGTAAATCCGTCTTTTATATTCCAGTTTATCTCTAATTCCTTATTAAGTTTTGGTAACATTCTGGCAAATGCAGCCTTTATTCTTATTTTGGCAGCATTTATTCTGCTTGAAAGTGATATTTTTTCAAAGAAACTAAAAGTAATAGCAAAAGGTAAAGATGCCCATAAACTTGTTGACCAGTTTTTTGATAGTGTCATTGAGTATATGAAAATAAAAACAATAATGTCTTTTCTAACAGGATTTTTTGCGTGGATTGTCCTGGCTATTTTAGGTGTTGATTTTGCTCTTTTATGGGGAATTCTTACATTTTTGCTAAATTTTATACCCACAATAGGCTCAATTATTGCTGCAATTCCCCCTGTTATTATCGCTCTTATAGACTGTGGTGTGTGGCAGGCTGTGGTAGTAGCTGTTTGGTATGTCATTATAAACATGATTATAGGAAATATTATAGAGCCTAAGTTAATGGGTAAAGGTGTAGGATTATCTCCTCTCATAGTTCTTCTTTCTCTTGTATTCTGGGGGTGGGTTCTTGGAACAGTTGGAATGTTTCTATCAATTCCCCTTACCATAATAGCAAAAATGGCATTTGAACTGAAAGAAGAAACCAGATGGATTGCTATTCTGATGGATAGCGATGTCAGAGAAAAAGCCTAATCACCTCGCAATTACATAGCCATAAATTTTTTGTGGACCGCCTTTTTTAATGGTTTTATACATGTTCAGCATTGTTGCTCCTGTGGTTAAAATATCATCAAAGATAAGGATGTTTTTGTCTTTTATATTATGATTTTTTAATATGAATACATCTTTTAGATTTTCCCATCTTTCTTCTGCAGTAAGTTCCATCTGTAGTGGTGTTTTTTTGACCTTTTCAACAAGAGGAACAATCAGATATTCTGGAAATATGCATTTCAATATTTCCTCAAGATGATTAAATTCCCTTTCCTTTAGTGTTTTTTTGTCAACAGGCACGTAAGTAATAATATCTATTTTGTTTGTTTTGCTATAAGCAGTAATGTCTTCTTTTATTATTTCTGCCAGCTGTGAGGCCAAATTCCTGTAGCCATTTATTTTCAGCTGGTAAATGATTTCGGTTATTGCCTTATCCTTTGATTTGAAAACCTGAATATCATCAAACTTTCTTTGTTTGAAGCATTCCTGACAGTTCTCTGTCTGTTTACCACAACTGTGGCAATACTTTAGGGTTTCTTTTTTTATATTTTCTAAACAAATTTGACAAAACAGGTTTTGTTTTTTATAAACAAACAATTCATTACACAAAATACATTTTGCAGGGAATAGAGCATTTAATATATTCACATCACTGTCCAGAAATGATTTAAACTGCCGATACCTTTACCTGTTTTCAGGGAGTTTTCTATTGCTCCCTGGACATAGGCTCTGGCTATCCGTATAGCTTTTAAAGGTTCTACACCCTTTGCTATTAAAGCCGTTATTGCTGCCGAAAAAGTACAACCTGTTCCATGGGTGTTTTTGGTATCAACAAATGGGTATGTAAGAAAAATAAATTCATCATTGTATAAAACAACATCTGTAACTGTCCTATTCTGAGGAAGATGACCACCTTTTATTATGACTGTTTCTGCACCTATTTTTTTTATCTCTCTTGCAGCTTTTTTCATATCTTCTATTGATGATATTTCTATACCTGTTATCACTTCTGCTTCATCTTTGTTAGGTGTGATTATGTAGCTTACAGGTATTATTTTTTGGATAAATATTTCTATTGCCTCTTCTTCAAGGAGAAATCTGCCATTTTTGGATTTTATTACAGTGTCAACAATTAGAGGAAATTTATATTTTTGCTGGATTTTGTAAACAACATCAATATTTTCCCTGTTCATTAACATTCCTGTTTTGGCAGCATCAATTCCGATATCTTCAGCTACAGATGATATCTGGGAATATAGGATTTCAGGTTCAACAGGATGGGTACTAATCACACCAAGACTGTTTTGAACAGTTATAGCTGTTATAGCTGACATTCCATAAACACCAAAGGCAGAAAATACCTTCAAATCTGCCTGAATTCCTGCTCCACCACTATTATCAGAACCTGCTATAGTTAAAGTTTTTTTCATAACCTAACCTAAATTATCCGAGTATATAATTTTATGATATTACTACAAATGGAGATTAAATGAGGAAAGTTCTTATATTTTTCCTTTTAACTTTTTTATATGCCTACGGAGAAAAACTCAAGATAGTTTCAGATTATCCTCTTCCTTATAACAATATTCAAGAAATATACAATAAAACAAAAGATATAAACCTGATAATTGAGCTTTTAAAGAAAACGGATGATTTCTTAAAAATATACGCAAAAGATAATACGCTTTATCTGAAAAGAAAACTTTATGTTAAAGATGTAAAAATCCATGGAAATAAATCATTTTGGCGAAGAGAAATACTTGCAATTACAGGTATAGTTGAAGGTTATTCAATTGATTTTAATATCTTACACAATATATATACCAGATTAAAAAAGTTTTATATGGATAATGGATTTCCTTTTGCCCAAATAACTGTTAAAGCAAATATAGATAAAACAGGAAATATTTACATTATTCTTGATATATATGAAGGTGGTGAAAAGGAAATAAATGACTTCCTTATTTACACATCTTTTCCTGTTTCTGAGCATTTCAAAAAAGAAATGATTAATACTCTTGGCGTAAAAAAGGGGGATATATTTAATTTATCTGCTATTACTACAGGTTTAGATAAACTCCAGAATTTTCTTTATGAAAAAGATTATTACGATTCCTTTGTAAACCTTGTGAGCTTTAAACCTGCAAATAAATCTAAAGTGGACGTTATCTTATTTGTTGACCTTGGTATGAAATATAATATCCATTTTACAGGGAACAGGTTTTTCTCCCAACAACAGCTAAAAAAGGTACTTACATTTGCTAAGAACGGTTTTAATTATTACCAGATAGTTCAGTCCACCGAAAACATAGAAAATCTCTACAAAAAAAATGGATTTTTAGAGGTTACAGTCATTCCTTCCTATAAGGAATATTTTAAAGAGAATAAGACAGAAATATTTTTTCTAATCCATGAAGGTGAAAGATATAAAATCAGCAACATCAATATACAAACAGATATCCCAGAGATAAATAATTTTTTAAAAAAATTTCATGGAAAATTTTATAAAAAAGAAAAAATTTTAAATGTTTTAAAACAACTAAGAGAAAAATATTATAGAGAAGGATATCTGAACGTAAATTATTCTCTGGAGGAAAAAATAAATAAAACAAACAAAACTGTATCACTATACCTGACCTTTCACAAAGGTAAAAAGTTTGTGATAAAAGATATTCAAATAAAAAATTTCTCCTACAAACCGGATATAAAACTTCCTATACCTTATAACCCAAATAAAATTCTGGCATTACTTGATAAAACCAAAAGTAGGCTCAAGGATGAAGGCTATTTTGATGGTGATGCATTTCTTGATGTAAAAATAAAACCAGCCGATGGAATTATTGAAACAGTAGTAATAATAGATGTAAAAAAAGGAGAAAGATACAAACAAGGAATAACCTTTATATATGGAACTCGCCATCTTTCTCCAAAAATGATTATAAATAACCTCTCCAAAGATAAATACTATTCCAAAAAAGAATTTGATAACGAACTTGATTTTATGTATTATACCTCCTTGTTTGATGCTATAAATCCTTATCTAAAGATAGACAAAAAAAGAAAAGAAGTTGAAAAAGCATATATACTCCACGAAGACAAAAGAGGCTCTTTCCAGGGCAGTTTTGGTTATAATACAGAGCAAAAGCTCAAACTATCAGCTGCAATTAATCTAAAAAACTTATTTAAATATGGATTTGAAACCTCCTCCTATATTGAGAAAAATGATTTAGGCTGGTATTACAGATTTACATTCGGAAACAGACTATTACCTAAAAGAACAGGCTTATTTCTATCATATATCCGAAATTATGAGTATCATCGTATATTTGACCTTGAAACCCAAGGATTTGAACTTAAAGTTCAAAGAAAGCCTAATAAGTGGGTTGAACAGACAATTTCCCTCCAGTATATGAGAAACTCACTAAAAAACCAGAATATATACCCAGACAACTTCTTCAAAACATTAAAACTACGCTTATCCTTTATAGATAACCATAGAGAACCAAGAGTAAATCCTCGTCATGGATATATTATTACAGGAGCCTTAACAAAGGAATTTCAGGATATAAACTATTTTAAATTATATACAACAGGTAGATATTATCTGTCTTATGCATTTTTAACCTGGACCCAAAAATTAAGCTTTGGGCATATATTCAAAAAAAATGAGCAGCTACCTCCTTCTGAAAGATTTTTTCTGGGAGGAGTTTCCAGTTTTAGAGGTTTTGGATACGAAAATGTAGCAGGGAAAAAAGGACAAGGAGGAAACACTCTTTTACTTATAAACAATGAAATTAGATACCCTCTCTTCCCTTCCGTAAATCTTTTTGGATTTGTATTCATGGATATAGGAAATGTTTATGAAAAATTTAATCAGATAGGCGGCACCCTCAGGAAAACAGCTGGTACCGGTGCATACATACCAACTCCTGTAGGCTCATTTCTAATAGATATTGCATTCAAGCTTGATAGACAACCTGGTGAAGACCTTTACAGATTGGAATTTAGTATTAATACTCTATTTTAGGATATAATTGAATTTATTTAACAATATGGAGTTTACTATGTTTGGTGGTATAGGATTATCTGAAATATTATTAATTTTTGTAGTTGCCTTACTGGTTCTGGGTCCCAAAAGACTTCCTGAACTTGCAAAAACATTAGGCAGATTTTACCGAGAAATCCGGTCTACAGTAGATGAAGTAAAAGAAGTTATAGTGGAAGAACCCCAAAAGCAAAAACACACCCAGCAGTATATTCCACCAAATTTAGATGATGAAATTGAAACAGAAATTAATGAGGACAACAAAGAAAAACTCAAAAAGAACCTACAAGGAGAAAAAATATCCTTTAAGAAAAAACAGGAGAATGAAATAAATGAGCGAGAAGATAAAAAGTCCTGAAGAATTTGAAGCACCTATTACAGAACATCTGGCAGAACTTAGAATAAGACTTTTTAGAAGTTTAGTAGCTATTATAGCAGGCACACTGCTTGTATTTGTAAAGGTTGATATTTTCTTTGAAATTTTTAAAGAGCCTTTAAAAAAGGCTTTTCCTGACTTAAAACTGGTAGCACTTACACCGACGGAATCATTTTTTACTGCATTTAAAATAGCCCTTTTGGTAGGTTTTGTGGTTGCCTCACCTTTTGTTTTTTATCAGATATGGAAATTTATAGAACCTGCCCTTTATGAAGAAGAGAAAAAACTTGTTGTTCCTTTTGTATTCTTCACTACAGTTTTTTTCATTTCAGGAGCATTGTTTGCCTATTTTGGAGTTTTGCCACTGGCAATTAAATTTTTATTAACCTTTGGTTATACCCAGCTTGATGTTGAAGCAATGATATCGGTTAGCTCATATATATCTTTTGTTGTAAGACTTATTCTGGCTTTCGGGATTACATTTGAACTTCCCGTTATTCTTTCACTACTTGCACGACTTGGTCTTGTTACACCAGAAGCCTTATCCCGATTTCGTCCCTATTTTGTTATTGCTGCTTTTACACTTGCTGCTTTCCTGACACCACCAGATATCGTAAGTCAGGTATTTCTGGCAATGCCTTTAATCGTATTTTATGAGATATCTATCATTATGGCAAAAATTCTTTATCCTCGCAGCGAAAGGAGTAGAGAAAATCAGGTATAACACTGGCTTTATCCTTAAAGTAAGTGTATATTATTTTCCAAAATATAATTAAGAATAGTTATAAATATTAAAAAAATATAAATTTTATATTTATAGGGATATTGGGAGTACTGACCTGTATAGGAGGGAAAAGTGGAAATAGATTTAAAAAATTTAGACGCAAAACAGATATACAAATTAATGACAAGTATAATAGTACCCCGTCCAATAGCCTGGGTATCCACTATAAGCAAAGATGGAGTTTATAACCTGGCTCCCTTTAGTTATTTTGCCGGCATATCATCTGACCCCCCTCTTTTATTAATATCAGTAGGTAGGAAGGACACCAAAGAAAAAAAAGATACCTGGCAAAATATAGAAGAAACTGGGGAATTTGTTGTAAATATGGTTACCAAAGAAATACTTGAAAAAATGAATATAACAGCATTACCTTTTGATAGAGAGATTGATGAATTTGAAAAAGCAGGTCTTACCCCTGTTCCTTCCTCAGTAGTCAGAGCACCCAGAGTTAAAGAAGCACCTGTAAATATTGAGTGTAAGAGTTTTGAGATTATCCAGATAGGCAAAATGGGAATAATTCTGGGGGAAATATTAAAAGTTCATGTAAAAGAGGATATACTAAATGAGAAAGGTTATGTAGATACAACTAAACTGCAAATAATAGGAAGACTTGGAGGTGCAAATTACTGTATTATCACAGAAGAAAACACTATTGAACTTAAAAGGCCAGATAAGAGGTAAGCAATGAATAGAAGACAGGCTTTAAAAGAATTTAAGCAAACAATTAAAAATTTAGGTCTAAAATACACTCCACAACGGGAAAAAGTCTTCAAAGCAATACTAAATATTAGGGGACATTTTGAAATTGAACAACTGGTTCATAAAATACAATCCAAAAATATAAATGTATCAAGGGCAACAGTTTACAGAACCTTAGAAATATTAAAAGAACTTGGATACGTAAGGGAAGTTATAAAATTTAAAAACAAAACCATTTATGAAATAAATTTAAAAGAACACCATAACCACCTAATATGTACCAAATGTGGAAAAATTATAGAATTCCATTCAGACAAAATAGAAGAATTACAAGAAAAAATCTGTCAAAAATATAACTTTAAGCCAGAATTCCATAGATTAGAAATATTCGGTCTATGCGAAAAATGTCAGAAAAAAAAGAAATAACAACCATACTGCTTGCAGGTGGACAAAGCAAGCGTATGGGAAAAGACAAGGCATTTTTGAAGCTAAACGGAAAAACATTCTTTCGGATAATTATAGAAAAAATCTCAAAATACTCTAATCAGATAATTATTTCTACAAACAAAGACAAGAATTTGTATTTACCTGATATAAGCGACTTAACAATACACCCTTTATTTGTAAAAGATAAAAACCCCTATTCAGGACCTTTAAACGGTATTATAAGTTGCATTCCATATGTAAAAAATAAATTTATTTTCATAGCAACTTGCGATACACCATTATTAAACCCTGATTTAATTCCTTTTCTTTCGGATAAAATAAACAACTATGATGCAGTAATTCCTGTAATAAATGAAAAAAAACAATTTCTAAACACCATTTATACTAAAAATGCCCTTAATATTGCTAATAACCTGTATAGCGCAGGAAAACGTTCTCTTTATGCCTGGACAAACCTACTAAATGTAAAGGAAATCCACCAAAAAGAATTAGAAGCAGTGAAGAACTCTTTACTTTCATACTGGAGCATTAACACACCGGAAGACTACACGAGGTTGCTGGATATATGGCACAAATATTACTAACAGTCTTTTTAGTTCTAAGTTTTATTTCTTATGGGCAAAGTTTGGAAAAGTTATTAGATAAATATGCAGAACTTAATAAACTTTATAAAAAAACCATTCAAGAAACAGAAGGTCATCTTATCCTATTTACCAGAGAAGATATACAAAAACTTCAAGCTTACAAGTTATCTGACATACTTAAATACATAAGATACTTTACTCTGATAAGAAACCAGTATGGAGAAAACGTCCTCTCCTATGCTTCTGTATATCCTTTAGAAAACTCAACAATAAGACTGTTTATAAATGACCATGAAATCAGCGGTATTTATAAAAAAACTCCACTCTCCTTATGGGCAGATATGCCGCTGGACAATGTAGACCATATAGAGATTTATCAGGGGGAAAGTGCCCTGAAATTTAATAATGAAGCTGCAGGGATGATTATAAAAGTATATACAAAAAGACCAGAAACAGAAAATACGAAAACTATAAGAGTATCTACATCCACACGCAAAGATTATTCTTTTTCAGTATATATTGCAGGAGAAACTTCTGCTGAAAGTTCAGCATTTTTGCTGATAAATAGAGAAACTTATAAGTCCAAAAAGTATCTCTCTGACCTACAAATTAATAATCGCTACTATTATATAAGTGGGGGATTTTATCTCCCAAGGCTATCTATAGAAACAGGCATAGCTATAAAAGGCTCAAATAACTTTCGTGGAGATACCCTAATAAGCAAGCCAGAATACTCCGACAGTCAGTCGTCCCACGGATACATTTCCATATCCAGATTATTATCCACTGAACTAAAGTTAAAATTAAGATTTTATGCTGACAAAATAAACACATCTGAATATGAAAAGGGAGATTTATCAAATCCCGTTTTTATACGATATCCCCCTTTATTAGTCTCTTCCTACTCTAAACAAATAAACTCAACAAAAATTGGGACAGAAATTGTCGGAGAATATCAAAAAAATAAAACAAAACTCTTTTATGGAACAAAAATCCAATACTCCCGATACAGACTAATCCAGCAAATACCATTTACCAACTTAACAGATAGGAACTGGGAAAACTATCGTTCTTTTTATATAGAAAATGTCTATAATTTAAAACCTAAACTTGGCCTGGTAGCAGGTATAAAATACGAAAACACAGAAAGAGGATATGGACAAGACATAGAAGGAATAATATGGCGAATTGGCTTAGTTTATCTAATAAATAAATTAGACTATTTCAAATTATTCTTATCCAGGTATTACACTCCCCCTTCTTTTATTGAAACACACTCCAACCACAACTTAAAAAAGCAAGAAAACAAAAGTCTAACATTAGAATATTCTGCAATCTATCCTATAGGCAAATTAACAATAACAGCTGGAACATTCATCATTAAAGACAGTATTCTTATTTCCCCTTCTACATATAACTATATAAACACACCAGAAAAACTAAAATACTACTTCTGGTCTGTTGAATACCACAAAAATTTTCTTCAAGGAAACTATATA of Persephonella sp. IF05-L8 contains these proteins:
- a CDS encoding molybdenum cofactor guanylyltransferase, with amino-acid sequence MSEKKEITTILLAGGQSKRMGKDKAFLKLNGKTFFRIIIEKISKYSNQIIISTNKDKNLYLPDISDLTIHPLFVKDKNPYSGPLNGIISCIPYVKNKFIFIATCDTPLLNPDLIPFLSDKINNYDAVIPVINEKKQFLNTIYTKNALNIANNLYSAGKRSLYAWTNLLNVKEIHQKELEAVKNSLLSYWSINTPEDYTRLLDIWHKYY
- a CDS encoding TonB-dependent receptor plug domain-containing protein; protein product: MAQILLTVFLVLSFISYGQSLEKLLDKYAELNKLYKKTIQETEGHLILFTREDIQKLQAYKLSDILKYIRYFTLIRNQYGENVLSYASVYPLENSTIRLFINDHEISGIYKKTPLSLWADMPLDNVDHIEIYQGESALKFNNEAAGMIIKVYTKRPETENTKTIRVSTSTRKDYSFSVYIAGETSAESSAFLLINRETYKSKKYLSDLQINNRYYYISGGFYLPRLSIETGIAIKGSNNFRGDTLISKPEYSDSQSSHGYISISRLLSTELKLKLRFYADKINTSEYEKGDLSNPVFIRYPPLLVSSYSKQINSTKIGTEIVGEYQKNKTKLFYGTKIQYSRYRLIQQIPFTNLTDRNWENYRSFYIENVYNLKPKLGLVAGIKYENTERGYGQDIEGIIWRIGLVYLINKLDYFKLFLSRYYTPPSFIETHSNHNLKKQENKSLTLEYSAIYPIGKLTITAGTFIIKDSILISPSTYNYINTPEKLKYYFWSVEYHKNFLQGNYITTMYFKVYPTEEKYKTISSEGGLIRLGKQHKNYSVFIENIYRKGYSFYGIWIKSGAELNAGIKINLTENTKIAIKGSNLLTKAIKTPLLIDKNIQVSQEDKRVLITLEKDF